One Cydia amplana chromosome 18, ilCydAmpl1.1, whole genome shotgun sequence DNA segment encodes these proteins:
- the LOC134656276 gene encoding clavesin-1-like: MFKMYLEIAFEAELDTNENPELLEMAREVCEEHAETRASAIQELRDMIYERGECAPRRTDDEFLLRFLRQHRFVVRRAHRQLVRYCTFLEQYPDLYKGVDLWGLARLGAAYEVCILDRPGVGRISILRFGAWDPDEHPGIFLVQVAFAMTEIWLRLPKLQVLGGTLIVDLQNITMKHVAALTPTIAYQIVCLVGLALPCAPNSIHIVNYNWLLHTFFFLFKRFIPKKAWNKIHFHRHDLESLRQIIDPECLPPRYGGTCRHHITIGHWFNKIRQYRDEDFDREMKDYGWLIKE, translated from the exons ATGTTCAAGATGTACTTAGAAATAGCCTTCGAGGCTGAACTGGACACAAACGAGAACCCAGAACTCTTGGAGATGGCTCGTGAAGTTTGCGAAGAGCACGCGGAGACCAGGGCCTCAGCTATCCAGGAGCTTAGGGACATGATATACG AGCGTGGAGAGTGCGCGCCGCGGCGGACGGACGATGAGTTCCTGCTGCGGTTTCTGCGTCAACACCGGTTCGTCGTGCGGCGCGCGCACAGACAG TTGGTGCGGTACTGCACATTTCTTGAGCAGTACCCCGACCTGTACAAAGGAGTGGACCTCTGGGGTCTGGCGAGGTTGGGCGCCGCGTACGAAGTCTGCATACTTGACCGCCCTGGCGTCGGCCGCATTTCCATACTCAGGTTTG GAGCCTGGGACCCAGATGAACATCCTGGAATTTTCCTTGTGCAGGTCGCCTTCGCTATGACAGAGATCTGGCTACGATTGCCCAAGCTACAG GTGTTAGGCGGCACGCTCATCGTCGACTTGCAGAATATCACCATGAAGCATGTCGCCGCGCTCACGCCTACCATTGCCTACCAGATCGTGTGCTTGGTTGGG TTGGCGCTGCCCTGTGCCCCAAACTCCATCCACATCGTCAACTACAACTGGCTGCTCCACACCTTCTTCTTCCTCTTCAAACGCTTCATCCCGAAGAAGGCATGGAATAAGATCCACTTCCACAGGCACGACCTCGAGTCCCTTCGTCAGATCATTGACCCTGAGTGTCTCCCGCCTCGGTACGGCGGCACCTGCCGGCATCATATCACCATCGGCCATTGGTTCAATAAGATCAGGCAGTATAGAGATGAAGACTTCGATCGGGAGATGAAAGATTATGGTTGGTTAATAAAGGAATGA